The segment GATTTTGGGGTAAACCAACTGCTTTTTGGTGTCCAACACCTAATTGTGGGGTCCAAAACCTGATTTTTGGGGTAAACCAACTGATTCTGAGGtaaaacaactgctttttgGTGCCTAACACCTAATTTTGGGGCTAAACCACCTGGTTTTTGTGTCCAACACCTAATTTTGGGGCTAAACCCCCTGATTTTGGTGTCCAACACCTGATTTTGGGGCTAAACCCCCTGATTTTGGTGTCCAACACCTGATTTTGGGGCTAAACCCCCTAATTTTGGGGCTAAACCCCCTGATTTTGGGTCTAAACCCCCTGATTTTGGGTCTAAACCTCCTAATTTTGGGTCAAACCCCCCTAATTTTGTGTCTAAACCCCCTAATTTTGGGTCTAAACCTCCTAATTTTGTGTCTAAACCCCCTGATTTTGGGTCTAAACCTCCTAATTTTGGGTCTAACCCCCCTAATTTTGGGGCTAACCCACCTGATTTTGGGTCTAAACCCCCTCATTTTGGCTCTAACCCCCCTAATTTTGGGTCTAAACCCCCTAATTTTGGGGCTAAACCCCCTGATTTTGGGTCTAAACCTCCTAATTTTGGGTCTAAACCCCCTAATTTTGGGGCTAACCCCCCTGATTTTGGGTCTAAACCCCCTAATTTTGGGGCTAAACCCCCTAATTTTGGGGCTAACCCCCCTCATTTTGGGGCCAAACCCCCCAAATTTTGTGTCTAACCCCCCTCATTTTGGGGCTAAACCCCCTCATTTTGGGTCTAACCCCCCTCATTTTGGGGCTAAACCCCCTAATTTTGTGTCTAACCCCCCTGATTTTgccacctctcctcctcccgCCAGGCCCCCCCGGCtccaccgccccccccccccccctcgccgcctcctcctcctcctcctgctcccccccaGCCATGGACGCCGACCCTCCACGGACCCCCCCGGCCCCATCTCCAGCCTTGGGCTCCCCCTTGAACCTGCCGCTGATCCTCGAGGAGCTCCGCGTCCTCCAGCAGCGCCAGCTCCACCAGATGCAGATGACCGAGGAGATCTGCCGCCAAGTCCTCCTCTTGGGCACCCTCCAGCACCCCAAGAGCCACCTCCTCCCGTCGtacccccccaaaaccccccctgCCAAGCCTCACTTCTTCCATCTCCTCCCAcctttccccaccaccaccaccgccaCCACCCGTGGGGGCCTCAAAGCCGACCCGCGCCCCACATCCACCTTCCTCCCTTTGGCCCTTGGGTCTTCTCCAGGTCTCCTGCGCCCCAAGAACGTGGTGCTGGTGGAAGCGGGGACCTCCAGGCACGAATGTGGCTTCTGTGGCAAAGCCTTTGGCAGCGACAGCGCGAGGCAGATCCACCTGAGGTCCCACACTGGGGAAAGGCCCTACAAGTGCAACGTCTGCGGCAACAGGTTCACCACCCGCGGCAACCTGAAGGTCCACTTCCACCGGCACCGCGAGAAGTACCCCCACGTGCAGATGAACCCTCATCCCGTGCCACAGCACCTCGATTACCTCCTGCCGGCCACCCGAGAGCCGCCGATGGGAGCTCAGCTCAAGGGGGGCGACCAACTGGTCCACATGGGCGAGCAAGAGGTCAAGGGGGGCGAGCAAGTCAATGGGGGCAACCAACAGGTCAACGTGGGCAAACAACAGGTCAACGTGGGCAACCAGCAGGTCAATGGGAGCAACCAACAGGTCAACGTAGGCAACCAACAGGTCAATGGGAGCAACCAACAGGTCAGTGGGAGCAACCAGCAGGTCAACGTGGGCAACCAACAAGTCAATGGGGGCAACCAACAGGTCAATGGGAGCAACCAGCAGGTCAATGGGGGCAACCAACAGGTCAATGGGAGCAACCAGCAGGTCAATGGGGGCAACCAACAGGTCAATATGGCCACCCATGATCTCAATGGGAGCAACCAACAGGTCAACATGGGCAACCAACAGGTCAATGGGAGCAACCAACATGTCAACATGGCCACCCATGATCTCAATGGGAGCAACCAACAGGTCAACATGGCCACCCATGATCTCAATGGGAGCAACCAAGAGGTCAATGTGGCCACCCAACAGGTCAATGGGAGCAGCCAAGAGGTCAATGTGGGTGCCCAACAGGTCAACGCGGCCACTCAACATCCTGGTGGGGCCACCCAAGTCAATGTGGGCACTCAACAGGTCAATGGGAGCAACCAGCAGGTCAATGGAGGCAACCAACAGGTCAATGTGACCAACCAAGTCAATGTGGCCACTCAACAGGTCAACGTGGGCACCCAACACGTCAACCCGAGCACCCAACAGGTCAACCCGAGCACCCAACAGGTCAATGGGAGCAACCAACAGGTCAATGGGAGCAACCAACAGGTCAACCCGAGCACCCAACAGGTCAATCCGAGCACCCAACAGGTCAATGGGAGCACCCAGCAGGTCAACGCAGCCACTCAACATCATGGTGGGGCCACCCAAGTCCATGTGGGCACCCAACAGGTCAAGCCAACCAGCCAACAGCTCAATGTGGGCACCCAACAGGTCAACCCAACCACCCAACAAGTCAATGGGAGCACCCAACAGGGCAACCCAACTACTCAACAGGTCCATGTGGCCACTCAGCAGCATGGTGGGACCACCCAAGTCAACGCAAGCACCCACCAGGTCAATGTGGGCACCCACCAGGTCAACCCAACCACCCACCAGGTCAACCCAACCACCCACCAGGTCAACGTGGGCACCCAACAGGTCAATACAACCACCCACCAGGTCAATGTGGGCACCCAACACATCAACCCAACCACCCAACAGGTCAACATGGGCACCCAACACATCAACCCAACCACCCAACAGGTCAACATGGGCACCCAACAGGTCAACCCAACCACCCAACAGGTCAACATGGGCACCCACCAGGTCAACCCAATCACCCACCAGGTCAATGTGGGCACCCAACACATCAACCCAACCACCCAACAAGTCAACGCAACCACCCAACAAGTCAATGTGGGCATCCAACACATCAACCCAACCACCCACCAGGTCAACATGGGCACCCAACAGGTCAACCCAACCACCCAACACATCAACCCAACCACCCAACAAGTCAACGTGGGCACCCAACAGGTCAATACAACCACCCACCAGGTCAACGTGGGCACCCACCAGGTCAACATGGGCACCCACCACATCACCCCAACCACCCACCAGCTCAACCCAGCCCCCCAACTCCACCTCACCGCCTTCCACAAGCTCCTCCTGCTGAAGGCCACCGACGGCCGCCCCACGGCGCGCGACGAGAACACCCCCCCACCGTGGCCCCTCTTCGCCCCCCGCTTCCCGGGCTCCTCGGAGACCTCCAAGCTCCAACAACTGGTGGAGAAGAtcgacccccccccccccacaaccaccatcatcatcatcatcgtcATCACCATCGCCACCATCGGACCCCCAACGCCACCAGTGCCGCCGCGTGTTGAGGCACTGGCCCCTCGGGCAACGTGGGGCAATGGGGCGCTGCAAGGTGTGCGGCCGCTGCTTCCCCAGCCGTGGGGCGTGGAGGGCTCGCTGTGGGGCGCACAAAGGGGGGCCCCCCAACTCCTGCCCCCTGTGCCGGAAGAGGTTCGGTGACGGCGGGGACCCCCAGCGCCCCGGCGCCCGGCTCCGTCTGCTGGGGCGGCCGCCCCACGGCGAGGGCACTGGGGGGCGAGAGGAAGATGGGGGGCGCCAGGAtgtggggggagaggaggaggaggaggaggaagaggaaggaggaggaagggaggaggaaggggaagaggatgTGGAGGTAAGaagggggaatggggggggggaagggaaaatggggggggtttggggggaatTGGGAGGAAATTGGGGGGGGtgaagggaaaaggggggagATTGGGGGGAAGTTTTGAAATTGGGGGGGAACTAAGGAGAAATGGGGAGATTTGGGGGGAAATTGGAGGAGTTTTGGAAATTGGGGGGAATGAGGGGGGAATTGGGAGGAACTAAGGAGAAATGAGGGAATTTGGGGGGAATTGGGGAAGTTTTGGAAATTGGGGGGAATTGGGGGAAACTAAGGAGAAATGAGGGAATTTGGGGGGAGTTTGGGGAAATTAGGGGGGAGTTTGGGGGAGTTTTGGAAATTGGGGGGAATTAAGGGGGAAATTGGGGGAAACTAAGGAGAAATGGGGAAATTAGGGGGGAGTTCAGGGGAAATTGGGGGAattggggggggtttggggggaaaaaggagaaatggggGAATTTGGGGGGAATTTGGGGAAATTAAGGGGGAGTTTGggggaaaacaaggaaaactgGGGGGAATTTGGgagaaaaccaaggaaaagTGGGGAAACGaggaaaaatggggaaaataggGGGAAATTGGGGGGTATTTTGGAAATTGGGGCAAatttgggggaaaggaaggaaaacatgggaaaatgAGGGGAAATGTGGGGAAAACTTTGGAAATTAGAGGAAATAtggggaaaacaaggaaaatgggGTGAAAATTGTGGAAATTACagggaaaatgaggaaatttAAGGGAAATTGGGGGAAAATGGGGAAATTGGGGGGGAATTGTGGAAATtatggggaaactgaggcaattTGGTGGGAAATTATGGGAAACTGAGGAAATTTGGGGGAATGGAGGAAAATTGTGGAAATTATggggaaaatgaggaaatttGAGGGAAATTgggggaaaatgggaaaaaaattgtgGAAATTGTGGGGAAACTGAGGGAATTTGGTGGGAAATAGGGGGAAACTGGAAATATGGGGGAAATATGGGGGAAATTGGGGGGAAATGAGGAAATTTAAGGCGAATTTGGGGAAAAACGTGGAAATTggggggaaactgaggaaatTTGGGGGAAATGGAGGATAATTGTGGAAATTacagggaaaacaaggaaatttGGGGGGAACTGGGGAAAATGGGGAAATTTCAGGGAAATTTCAAGGAAATTGGGGAAAATTGTGGAAAttgtggggaaactgaggaaatTTAAGGGAAATtggggaaaaatgaagaaatttgggggaagctgggggaaaaaaaggagaaaacgAGGGAATGtcaggaaaagcagggaaatccCTCGGGAAtaaagggaagaaggggggaatGGAAGCAAaggaggggaaactgaggcacagcagcactgacaccCCCTTTCCCCACAGGTCCCCCCCCCATGGACACCGTCAGGACCCCTCTGGAACCAGcccccccccaaagccccaTTGGGGAGCCCCGAGGAAGACGAGGGGGGGGCTCCAGGGGATGGAGACCCCCCAAAGGAGGCGGAGGGGGACCAGTAGGTCAATGGGGGGTGATGGagacccccccaaatccccctctgctgcaccccAAGCTCCCCCTAACCATAGCTTAGGCCATTAAAGCCGTTTGATGACTCcaacccctccccccccccgctttttGTGTGGGAATGGACCTAAAATGAGGGAAAACGACCCAAAAAGGCGAGGGGGGGATGTAATCTCAGGGGACAAAATGGCGGCCGTTGCCATGGCGACCGCGTGGAGCCGGCGCGCAAGATGGCGGCGGTTGCTATGGAGATAAGCGATAACAGTCAAGATGGCGGCGGTTGCCGTGGAGATACGCGCCCGCCCCCAAAATGGCGGCGGTTGCCATGGGGACGGCATAAAGAGGTATTGCCAGCTCTAAAGATGGCGGCGGTTGCCATGGCGATAAGGACCGGCCCCCAAAATGGCGGCGGTTGCCATGGCGATACGCGCCAAACTTCAAGATGGCGGCGGTTGCCATGGGGATAAGAGCCAGCCCCCAAAATGGTGGCCGTTGTCATGGAGACGGCATAAAGAGGCGGTGCCAGCTCTAAAGATGGCGGCCGTTGCCATAGCAATACGAGCCAGCCCCCAAAATGGCGGCCGTTGCCATGGCGATAAGCGCCAGCCCCCAAAATGGCGGCGGTTGCCATGGCGGTACTCACCAGCAGTCAAAATGGCGGCAGTTGCCATGGGGACGGCACATAGAGGCGTTGCCAGCCTTAAAAATGGCGGCAGTTGCCATGGCGATATGCGCCAGCCCCCAAAATGGCGGCGGTTGCCATGGCGATAGTCGCCAGCACTCAAGATAGCGGCCGCTCCCCCATAGCCCGCTCGTCCCTTTGCCCTCacccaagatggcggcggcggcttCGCTCCTCAGCGGCCACTTCCGGCGGTGCGTCCGTGAGGGGAAGGCGGCGGTTCCCGGTTCCCGGAGCCCGTTCCCGGTTCCCGGAGCCCGTTCCCGGTTCTTGGATCCCGGCTCCCGGCGCCATGTCGGACACGTGGAGCTCGATCCAGGCCCATAAGAAGCAGCTGGACTCGCTGCGGGAGCGGCTGCAGCGGCGGCGGAAGCAGGACCCGCTGGGTGAGGGcgggaagggaggggggaacGGGGTGATTAAGGGGTTAAGGGCGTTAATTAAGGGGGTTAATAAGGGGCAATGCAGGTAATGGGTTAATTAAGGGGTTAATGAGGGGCAATGGGGGGTAATTGCGGTAATGGAGGGGATTAAAGAGGGTTAATGGGGCAATTAAGGGGTTAAGGGGGTAAAGGGGCGGGttaatgggggtaatggggtTAATGAGGGATAACGGGGTTAATGAGGGGTAATTGGGTTAATTAAGGGGTGAATGGTGTaaatgggggtaatgggggtaaTTGAGTGGGTTAAAGAGGGTTAATGGGTGGTAATGGGGTAAGTAAGGGGTTAATGGGGGTAAAAGGGGGTgaatgggggtaatgggggtaaTTAAGGGGGTTAATGGGGACAAAGGGGCGGGTGaatggggggtaatggggtTAATGAGGGGTAATGGGGTTAATTAAGGGGGTTAATGGCAGGTAATGGGGGAAAATGGGGGTAATTGGGTTAATTAAGGGGGTTAATGGGGGTaaatgggggtaatgggggtaaTTGAGGGGGTTAAAGAGGGTTAATGGGTGGTAATGGGGGTAATTAAGGGGTTAATGGGAGTAAAGGGGGGTGAATGGGGGTAATGGGGTTAATTAAGGGGGTTAATGGCACTTAACGGGGTTAATTAGGCAGATTAATAACCATTAATGGGGTTAATGGCACTTAATAGGGTTAATTAGGGGGCTTAATAGCCATTAATGGGGGTAAATGGCACTTAATAGGGGGTTAACACTAATTAAGGGGATTGATGACGTCAATAGGAGTTTACGGNNNNNNNNNNNNNNNNNNNNNNNNNNNNNNNNNNNNNNNNNNNNNNNNNNNNNNNNNNNNNNNNNNNNNNNNNNNNNNNNNNNNNNNNNNNNNNNNNNNAAGTGCATTTTAGcacagaaaaggcagattttgaGTCAAAAAGGCGGATTTTGAGGTAGAACAGGCAGATTTTGGGGTAGAAAAGGTGGTTTGGAGGCAGAAAAAGTGGATTTTGGGGCAGAAAAGGTGGATTTTGGCGTAGAAAAGGTAGATTTTGGGAtaaaaaaagatggattttggggtgctggggggtgggTTGGAGTGCAAAGGAGTGATTTTGGGGTAGaaaaggcaggttttggggtagaaaaggcaggttttgggtcagaaaaggcaggttttgggtcagaaaaggcaggttttggggtgctggggggtattttggggtgcTAAGCAGTGATTTTGGGGtagaaaaggcagattttggagtagaaaaggcagattttggagtagaaaaggcagattttggagtagaaaaggcagattttggagtagaaaaggcagattttggagtagaaaagggattttggggcagaaaatgggaattttggggcagaaaaggcagattttggggtgctggggggtaTTTTGGGGCGCAAAGGGGTGTTTTTGGGGTATAAAGGGGTGTTGTGGGGCGGTTTCGGGGCGTGGGGGCACCCACCGGCAGTGCCTGACGACGCACTCGCTGCTGCAGTACTCCTCGTCCCAGTCGCCGCTGGCCACCGGCGCGTTCCCGCATCCCGCCCGGATGCAGCgcgcggggggggggtcctCGGGAACCAGCTCCACCGCCAGGCCCGGGGGGGACTCGGCCTGCGcgcgcgtgtgtgtgtgtgcgggaCAGCGCTGAATCCCAGCGGAATCCCATCGAATCCCATTGGAATCCCATCAAACCCCATTGAATCCCATCAAACACCACTGAATCCCAATGAAACCGCATTGAATGCCATCAAATCCCATTGAATCCCATTGGAATCCCATCAAACCCCATTGAATCCCATCAAACACCACTGAATCCCAATGAAACCCCATTGAATCCCATCAAATCCCATTGAATCCCATTGGAATCCCATCAAACACCACTGAATCCCATCAAACCCCATTGAATCCCATTGAAACCCCATTGAATCCCATCAAATCCCATTGAATCCCATCAAACACCACTGAATCCCATCAAACCCCATTGAATCCCATTGAAACCCCATTGAATGCCATCAAATCCCATCAAATCCCATTGGAATCCCCTCAAACCCCATTGAGTCCCGTTGAAACCCCATTGAATCCCATTGAATTCCATCAAATCCCATCAAATCCCATTGAAATCCATTGAATCCCATCAAATCACATCGAATCCCATTGAATCCCCTCAAACCCCATTGAGCTCCCaaaactccccaaaaccccCTAAAGTTCCCCTAACCTCCCCCTAGAactccccaaaacccccaaaacccccctaaAACTCCCCAAAACTCCCCTGAAGTTCCCCCAAACCCCCCTAAACCTCCCCAAAAACTCACCAAAATCCTCTAAAACTCCCTTAAAGTTCCCCCAAACCCCcctaaacccccccaaaccccccctaaaactccccaaacccccccaaaacccccctaaAGTTCCCCCAAACCCCCCTAAAACTCCTCAAAACCCCCTAAAGttcccccaaatccccccaaaacctccccaaaaccccctaaaactccccaaaaccccctaaagttcccccaaacccccctaaaacctccccaaacccccctaAAACCCTAAAactcccccaaacccccctaaaacccccaaaatccccctAAACCCCTCCTaaaactccccaaaacccccccaaacccccactAAACCTCCCCAAAAGCTCCCTAAAGTTccccaaaaccccctaaaaACTCCCTAAACCTCCCAAAACCCCACCTaaaactccccaaaaccccctaaaaCCCCCCTAAAactccccaaaccccccctaAACTTCCCCCAAACCCCCCGAAAACCCCCTCCAaacccccccaagccccccctAAACCTCCCCAAAAGCTCCCTAAAGTTccccaaaaccccctaaaaACTCCCTAAACCTCCCAAATTCCCCCTAAAActcccaaacccccccaaaacccccctaaAGTTCCCCCAAACCCCCCTAAAACTCCTCAAACCCCCCTAAACTTCCCCCAAACCCCCCGAAAACCCCCTCCAaacccccccaagccccccctAAACCTCCCCAAAAGCTCCCTAAAGTTccccaaaaccccctaaaaACTCCCTAAACCTCCCAAATTCCCCCTAAAActcccaaacccccccaaaacccccctaaAGTTCCCCCAAACCTCCCTAAAACTCCTCAAACCCCCCTAAAGTTCCCCCAAACCCCCCTAAAAactccccaaaccccccctaAAACCCTCCTaaaactccccaaaaccccCTAAAGTTCCCCCAAATCCCcctaaaaccccccaaaatccccctAAAACCCTCctaacccccccaaaacccccccaaaaccccctgaAACCCCCCTATCCCCCTCCTTCTCACCTCATTACCAAAGTCCCCTCCGACCATCTCCACCACCTCCGGCGACGCcgtccctgctcctcctcctcctcctcctcctcctcctcctcctgccgccACCGTCCCCACGGTGACCTCCTCACGGCCGCCGTCCCCGCCTTGCTGCCCCAccacggcggcggcggccgcgtGCCCCGGCTGCATCtgcagcggcggcggcggcaggatCTTGATGTGCAGCGGCGGCGGGTTGGCGGGTAACGCCAGGCGCATCTTAGGGGCCAccacggcggcggcggcggcggcagccaccggcggcggcggcggcggctgctgcaTGGCCTgaagcggcggcggcgcctGCAGCACCGTCACCCCTTGCCCAGAGGCCGCTTGAGGCGGCGGCGGCATCTGCTGCAACGGAGGAGGCTGCAAGCGCggggggagctgctgctgctgctgctgcgccgccgccgccagcacCGAGCGGGTCACGATCTGCGGTGGGGACGGCGACGGAGGAGCCCGAGATGCCACCACCGTGGCCGGGATGACGGTGACGACGCCGCCTTGAGAGACGGTTAAAGAAGGAGCCAGCAGTTGTTTAGGGATGAGGATCTtggtgatgctggtggtggcTTCCGGCgatggggaaggagctggggaggaggaggaggaggaggaaggtggtgggggtggtgggggtggggggggtgtggggctgGTTTCGGGGTCCGGGGGGTCCGTTGAGGTCTAAAATGAACCAAAACCACATCAATAACACCCCAAATCTCCCCCAATTTAAGGGCGTCCATGAGGAGAAGCGATGGAGGTACCAAGATGGCGCGATAAGCGGCCAATGCCTTCAGGTATTCCTTCTTGGCCGCCTCCGTCTTCCTCTTGTAGACCTggaaaagggggggaaagggTTGAATTTGGGGGTTCAGGCGCTTCGTTGGGGGGTTTCTAGTGCTTATCTTCATGGTTGGGTGGCTCAATGTCCTATTAAGTCCATATTGGGATCTCAAGGGTTGACTGGACCCATCAACCATCATGTTCCTCCTCTCTTAGCTCCATAACCCAATGACGTTTTGGGGTCCCATCACCAGTTATGGGGTCTCCTCACCCATATCTTCATGGTTTGGGGTCCGAAACCCCTCTTAGATCCATATTGGGGTCAACAACATTGAGTTGACCCATCAACCATCATGTTCCTCCTCTTCTAGCTCCATAACCCAATGACATTTTGGGGTCCTACCACCAGTTATGGGATCTCCCCATCCCTATCTTTATGGTTTGGTGTCTGAAACCTCTGTTAGATCCATATTGGGGTCTCCAGGGTTGAGCTGACCCATCAACCATCATGTTCCTCCTCTTCTACCTCCAAAACCCATCCACGTTTTGGGGTCCCAGCACCACTTATGGGGTCCCCCCATTCCCTTTGTCCCCCCCCGTCCCCACTGACCTGCTTCTGCTCCTCCCCGAGGCTGTCCCACATGGAGGCCACGATCTTGGAGACCTCCCCGAAGGTGGCGTTGGGGTTCTGGCCCTTGATGGCGGCCTGGGTGTCGCGGAAGAACAGGGCATAGGCCGAGACGGGCTTCTGGGGCTCGTTGGGGTCCTTCTTCTTCTTGGGCTTCTTGGGGGGCTTCCCCCGCCGGGGGGCTTCACCCGCTGGTGGGGCCGGGGCTGGTGGGGCcggtggggctggaggggatggggctggggcGGTCTATGGCGAGGAGAGAGAGGGGTTAAgaggggaaatggggggggggaaattgGGGGAAATTGGGGAAAACCCATCATTTCGGGCATCAAACCCACCATTTTGGGCATCAAACCCATCAATTTGGGCATCAAACCCATCAATTTGGGCACAAAACCACCATTTTCAGCACCAAACCCACCATTCTGGGTATCAAAAGCACTGTTTTGGCCATTACGTCATCATTTTGGTCCTCAAAACCATCATTTTGAGCACTAAACCCATCATTTTAGGCATCAAAACCACCATTTTGGCCACCAAGACCATAATTTTGGCCACCAAGTCATCATTTTGGGCCTCAAAACCATCATTTTGGCCAC is part of the Strigops habroptila isolate Jane unplaced genomic scaffold, bStrHab1.2.pri NW_022045629.1_ctg1, whole genome shotgun sequence genome and harbors:
- the TOX4 gene encoding TOX high mobility group box family member 4 produces the protein MEFPGGSDNYLAITGTSHPFLTGAETFHTPSLGDEEFEIPPITLDADPSLAVSDVVGHFEDLGEPGGPPDPNFPPPPYGVQGLEMPVGIAHGLMEQGGGLLAGGLAMDLEHTMGAQYSAAPPVTIDVPMAALSPGGLLAPGQLTTIDQSELSSQLGLSLGAAAATGNGTTGGNGTQGATPTMATPPPAAPSPEDRLSPTPSPTGSIQEEEADEFRRTAPAPSPPAPPAPPAPAPPAGEAPRRGKPPKKPKKKKDPNEPQKPVSAYALFFRDTQAAIKGQNPNATFGEVSKIVASMWDSLGEEQKQVYKRKTEAAKKEYLKALAAYRAILTSTDPPDPETSPTPPPPPPPPPPSSSSSSSPAPSPSPEATTSITKILIPKQLLAPSLTVSQGGVVTVIPATVVASRAPPSPSPPQIVTRSVLAAAAQQQQQQLPPRLQPPPLQQMPPPPQAASGQGVTVLQAPPPLQAMQQPPPPPPVAAAAAAAVVAPKMRLALPANPPPLHIKILPPPPLQMQPGHAAAAAVVGQQGGDGGREEVTVGTVAAGGGGGGGGGGGAGTASPEVVEMVGGDFGNEAESPPGLAVELVPEDPPPARCIRAGCGNAPVASGDWDEEYCSSECVVRHCRACSG